The genomic segment TAAAATCAAACAATTCTGTGTGAAATACTGTACTTTCATTACCAAGCTCTAGCATATCACCAAGCAGTGCTACTTTTCTTTGATTAGAATATGTACCTAAAGTTCTTATCGCAGCTTTCATTGAAGCAGGGCTGGCATTATAGGAGTCATCAATCAAATATATGTATTTTTCCTTGTATTTGACTTTATGAATATTGCCTCTACCTTTCATTACACTAAAATTCTCAAGTGCAGGTGGTAATTTTGACAAATCGAGACCTAAATTTTCCACAACTGCTGCAACAGCAAGTAGCGAGTAAGCAAAATGCTCACCTCGCACGCATAAATTACAATTTACAATTTGACCGTTATTCAGTCTAATTTTCGAGCTTAATCCTTTATCGTTTCCTATTACATTCAACAAGCAAACTGTAGTACTTTCATTCCTACCAAAGCTTATTACATTTCTGCCTGCATGTGATGATAGGTAGTCATAATATTCACTATCTCCGTTCAAAATTAAAGTACCATTACTTTTTAGACCGTGTAGAACTTCTAATTTTGCTTGTGCAATATCAAATAGCGATGAAAAATTCCCAATGTGCGCAGGTTCGATGTTGGTAATGACTGCAATATCCGGACTGCTAATTGCTGATAGCTTTTTTATTTCACCAGCTCTATTCATTCCCATTTCAAGAATTAAATACTGGCAGTTCTCTGGAGCTTTCAAAACTGTTAAAGGTAGTCCTATGTTATTATTAAAATTACCATCATTTACATGAGATACCCCATATTGCGATAAAACAGTGTAAAGCATCTCCTTTGTAGTGCTTTTGCCAACACTACCTGTGATTGCGATAACTTTAGCATTAACAAGAACATTTCTAATGTAATATGATGTCATATCATGCAAGGCTTTTAGAGTATCTTGCACAACAATCAGAGGAAGATTTTTATATTTGTCTTCGCTTACTACTGCAGCTGCAGCCCCTTTTAAAAATGCTTCATGTAGAAAATCATGCCCATCAAAGTTCTCTCCTTTGAGTGCAATAAATAAATCACCCTCTTTTATATTTCTTGTGTCTGTTGAAATGTTTGAGCTGTGCGCCCAATGACAGCCATCTATTTTTCTTCCGCCAGTGGCATCAACGATATTATTTGTATTCCATTCAAACATGATTTAGCACTAAGGTAAATTGAACAATGAAAGTAGCGAAGATACTACATGTTTTAGACAATGTGTAAATAATAGTTGCAATCTCTATAATTCCATCTTATAATAAATATAAAAGTTTAAATGTTTTTATATATAATTAAAGTGTGATATAGCATTTAGTTGTGGAAAGTATCTTAGGGGTATATATATGTTAGGGAAAAATGACAATGAAAAACCTACTTCCATATTAACTAGAGTTGGCAATACAGTTTCAGGAGTAGGTGGGTTTTTGAGTAAGGGTGTAAAAGTCCTAGCCAAAGGTGCAATGTATCCTATATGGCCAAAAAACTGGGTTAAGTCTTGGGGTGAAGTGTGGCACGACATAAAAAATGGAGGGCGTCATATTATTGGCAAACCACTTGAAGAATATGATTCACCTATAGAAACTACGAAAGCTAGTGAAAATCTTGGTGTAAAAATAACAGAACAAAAGAAAGGAACAGGAAAGGTAAGTTTTGTAGCATCAAAAACTCTGACAGGAGACATACCTTATTTGAGCCAAGAACAGTTAGATCAAATAAAACAAGAGTTATCTAAAAAGTTCTCAAATGTAACTGTTTTTAGAGAAGAAAACAAAGTTGTAATTGAAATTGATGTTGAGGGAATTACCAATGTCATTAAATCTGACAACAAAGGAGAGAGCCAAGAGAAAATCAAGGAACTTGTCCTTAAAGCAATTTATAAAGAAGTTGATGACAATCTCAAAGGTCTGGCAAAAATTACTGGTGGAGAGCTTAAAGTTCATACAGATCGAGATTTGCTGCACGGTATAGCGGAGAAATTGTATCGAGAATATGAGAGCCAGAACAAATCATCAGAAGCTACAGTGTCTCATGATAATCAAAAAACATCAGAAACTGCAGTACCTGATGAGACTATCACGCACAATAATATGACTAAAAAAGCTGTAGCGCCTAATGATGATCAAAAGAAACAACAAATATCAGAAACTGCAGTACCTGATGAGATTGTCGCTCAAAGCAATCTAACTAATCCATTTGCTATGTATCATTTGCAGCCAGGGGTTACTGCTGGAGAGATAAGGAAACAGGAAAGTTACGAAAAGGCACTACGTGGGCAGGATATAAAACTTGATGCTTCAAATCTTCAAGATGTTTCTAGCGAAACATTGGTAAGTCCACCATCTACGCCGAGCAACAGTAGGAAAAATGGTGGAGGCCCAAGTATTAATTAAAGTATGGTAGGTTATAATAGCAACAATATCTTTGCTCAAATATTAAGGGGTGAATTGCCTTGTGAGAAGGTGCACGAAAGTGAAGGTGTGTTAGCATTTTACGATAAATATCCTGATGCACCGGTTCATATTTTAGTCATACCAAAAAATCAATATATCTCGTATGATGATTTTATCCTCAAAGCTTCTGCAGAGGAAATAGTAAGCTTCTTTAAAACTGTAAGAGAGATAACATATAAATATAATCTAGAAAAAACAGGATATCGATTAGTTACTAACTACGGTGAAAACGGAGAACAGGTTGTACCACACTTTCATGTGCATATTTTAGGTGGTAAAAGATTAGGAAAGCATGTAAATTTGTAGTATTGCTTTCTATATATCTTGTTAAATGAGCGAATATTTAACCATAGTAATTTTCATCTGTGTATCAATTATAGTGTCTCTTGCTTTAGGTGTATTGCCTATGTTTCTTGCAGTAAGTAAGCCAAACAGTGAAAAACTTTCTACATATGAGTGTGGCTTTAATCCTTTATCAAGAGCAAGAAAAAATTTTGACATTAAATTTTACTTAGTTTCAATATTATTTATAATATTTGACTTAGAAATTGCTTTTCTTTTTCCTTGGGCCGTTTCTTTATCTAATATAAGCTATACTGGATTTTGGTCTATGATGATATTTCTTGCAATTCTCACTATAGGTTTTATCTATGAATGGTGTAAAGGTGCATTAGAATGGGAGTAAGCTTATGATAGGTCAAATTTTATCTGATAATGATTGGGGTCGTTATAAAAAAGAAGGATTTCTTGTTACTAAATTTGGTGATTTAATAGATTATGTGATGAACTGGGCAAGATCTGGTTCATTATGGCCAATGACGTTTGGTCTTGCATGTTGTGCAGTTGAGATGATGCATACTGCTTCTAGTCGTTATGATCTTGATAGATACGGTATAATGTTTCGTGCAAGTCCACGTCAATCAGATGTGATGATTGTGGCTGGTACATTAACCAATAAAATGGCAGCAGCATTACGTAAGGTTTATGACCAAATGGCAGATCCAAAATATGTTATTTCCATGGGAAGTTGTGCAAATGGTGGTGGATATTATCATTACTCTTATTCAGTAGTTCGTGGTTGTGACAGAATTGTACCAGTTGATGTATATGTTCCTGGATGTCCCCCAACTGCTGAGGCGTTGCTATATGGGATGTTATGCCTACAAAAAAAAATAAAACGAACTAAGAATATATAGCATGAATAAAACTGGAAAATACATACAAAAAAAGACTAAATGTGAATGTATTCAGCAAGATGATGGTACTATTGTAATATATTCAGCTTTAGATGATATTGAAAATCACTTACTCTTTTTACGTGATGATGAAAAATGCAGGTTTGAATTATTAATCGATATTTTTGGAGTTGACTATCCAGATAAAGAGAAGCGTTTTGAGTTAATATACAACTTGCTCAGCATTGTACATAACATCAGGGTACATATAAAACTTCAGTTGCATGAAAGTGACATGCCTCCAAGCGTAGTGAAGATATTTAACACAGCTTCATGGTTTGAGCGCGAAGTGTTTGATATGTATGGAATAGAATTTGCTGATCATCCTGATTTGCGTAGAATTCTGACGGATTATGGATTTAAAGGTCACCCAATGTTAAAAGACTTTCCTCTCACTGGTTACGAGGAAGTTAGATATGATATAGAAGCAAAAAAGGTTGTATATAATCCTATAGATTTACCACAAGATTTTCGTATGTTTGACAGCCTATCCCCTTGGGAAGGTGAAGCCACAAAAATCAATACAAAGGAGTAGAAAATGACAGTACAAAGAAAAAAAATATCCTTGATCGGTGCAGGAAATATCGGCGGAACTCTTGCCCATATGATTTCATTAAGAGAACTTGGCGATGTTGTTTTACTTGATGTTAGCGATGGGATACCACAAGGTAAAGCACTTGACATTGCAGAGTCATCCCCTGTTGATGGGTTTAGTGTCAATATTACTGGTACAAATAGATATGAGGGTATAAAAGACTCCGATGCAATTATAATAACCGCTGGCATTGCTAGAAAACCGGGAATGAATAGGGACGATCTCCTGAAAACTAATGCTAAAGTAATGAAAGAGGTTGGTGGAAATATTAAAAAATATTCTCCAAATGCGTTTGTAATAGTTGTTACCAATCCTTTGGATGCAATGGTTTCAGTAGTGCACAAATTTTCAAGTCTTTCAACTAATATGATTATTGGAATGGCAGGGGTGCTAGATTCTTCACGTTTTCGTTATTTTCTTGCAAACGAGTTAAATATCTCAGTTGAAGATATATCTGCTTTTGTACTTGGAGGACATGGCGATACCATGGTACCACTAATCAATTGTGCTTCAGTTGCTGGCATTCCTCTCACCCAAATCATCAATATGGGTCTCATCACACAGGAAAAAGTTGATGAAATAGTAGAGCGCACACGTAACGGCGGAAAAGAAATAGTTGACCTACTCAAGTCAGGGTCTGCGTATTATGCTCCTGCCTCTTCAGCTATATGTATGTTAGAATCATATTTGAAAGACAAAAGGCGTATATTACCATGTGCTGCTTATCTTAATGGTGAATATGGTGTGAAAGACTTGTTTATTGGTGTTCCTGTAATTATTGGTAAAAACGGAATTGAAAAGGTCCTAGAAGTTAAGATGGATAATGGCGAGCAAAAAATGTTCGATAAATCTGTAAGTGCAGTGAAAGAACTAGTGAAATCTTTAAGTTTATAAGCAAATTAATGGTATTCTCTTGCATAGCCAATTTATGGTAAGATGCACCTTAGAGGAAAGCGAAACCAGCAAGCAGATTATGTGAGAGACATATTCTATAATGGTATCATCCAAGCAGCCCTTCTCCTGTCATCCAGGTATCTCCTCCGATGTCATCCTTGCGTGAATAGCTATGGGTGTTAAAGACCAGAAGTGCCATCTGGTCTTTTTAAACATGCTGAAACATGTCCGAAACGTTTTAGCTGTTACTATTAAGTTACAACATCATGCAGCCAGATGGCATAAACACCTATCTTTCCTAGCTATATTCAACTTGGATGATCATAATGTGATGCCACTATGCTTTCCCTCTCACCAGAATGTGAGTGACAGCTATTACTATTTAACAGTTCCTCATCATGAGCTTCAATATCAAAATATTTTTCATATTTATCTATATCATCACAAAGTGAAAGTGCTCTGACTTTGCTCATAATTAAACCAGTACCAGCCGGAATTAATCTTCCCACTATAACATTTTCTTTTAACCCATTCAAAGGATCTTCTTTTCCACAGAATGCTGCTTCTGTCAGCACTTTTGTTGTCTCTTGGAAAGAGGCAGCAGAAATAAAGGAGTTAGTTTCAAGGCTTGCTCTAGTAATTCCCTGCAAGATAGGAAGATAGTTAGCAGGTCGCTTGCCAGAGTTATTCATAGCATCATTTTCCTTATCAACTTCCAGTTTGTCAATGCTTTCGCCAACCAAGTACATAGTATCACCAGGATCAGTAATCTCTACCTTTTGCAACATTTGTTTTAATATTACCTCTAAGTGCTTGTTGTCTATACGTACACCCTGCAATCTATAAACTTGCTGTATTTCAGAAATCATATAGTGTGCTAAAGCTTCTAATCCAAGCACACGCAAGATATCATGAAGATCAGGGTCACCATCCATTAACAAATCACCTTTACGTACAAAATCACCCTCATTGACTATTACGTGCTTGCTTCTTGATACTAGATATTCAACTGGAGAAATTTTTTCATCCACAGGTTTAATTAATATACTACGTTTTCCTCTCCGATCTTTCTCAGAAAACGCTACGTGACCATCGATTTCACTGACAATAGCATGTTCCCTAGGACGCCGTGCTTCAAATAATTCTATAACCCTCGGCAAACCACCAGTAATATCACGAGTTTTCACTGACTCTCTTGGCGTTCTTGTAATGACATCACCTGCATGAACCTTCTGACCATCTTGTACATTAAGTACTGCACCAATTGGTATAAAGTAACATGCCTCAACGCCACTCGCGAGTGTCATCACTTCACCATTATCATCAAGCAGCACTATACGAGGACGTAAATTAGCCCCACCAGAGTGTGATTTCCAATCTTTTACTACTTTACTTGATATTCCTGTAGATTCATCCATAACCTCAGTAATCGACACTCCATCTTTTAAATCCTGATAAGATACTGTACCTGTCTTCTCTGTGATAATAGGTAACGTATAAGGATCCCATTCTGCAACTTTGCCACCAATTTTTACTGACTCACCTTCATCCACGTAAAGTTTAGCACCATAAGGTATACTGTGCCTCAATTTCTCGCTACCTAGACTATCAATCAATACAACTTCACAAGAACGACTTATTACAATTTTATCCCCGTTTTTATCTATGATTACATTACTATTGTTCAATTTTATCTTAGCATTAATAGAAGCTACAATATTTGAGGACTCGACGCTTCTCGTCATTACTCCACCTATATGAAAAGTACGCATCGTTAATTGAGTGCCTGGCTCTCCAACAGATTGAGCAGCTATCACACCAACTGCTTCACCTATGGAAACAATTTTACCAGTCGCAAGATCTCTTCCATAACACAAGGCACATACACCTGGACTTATTTCACAGGTTAAAGGCGACCTAATTTTTACGGCGTCAAGGCCTGCAATATTGATTTGTTTTACCTTATCCTCATCAATTAATTCTCCTGCTTTTACCAATAATTCTTTTGTCACTGGGTTATATACATCGTTTGCAGCTGTTCTACCTAGCACAACACTCTCTAAAGATGCAACTATAGTACCTCCTTCAACTGTAGCTCTCACAACAAGACCATCTTTTGTTTTACAGTCATGCTTCGTAACTATGCAATTTTGAGATACATCAACTAAACGACGAGTTAAGTATCCAGAGTTTGCAGTTTTGAGCGCAGTATCAGCAAGGCCCTTACGTGCACCATGAGTAGAGTTAAAGTACTCAAATACGTTCAACCCTTCACGGAAGTTAGAAATTATAGGTGTTTCTATAATCTCACCAGAAGGTTTAGTCATAAGCCCTCGCATTCCGGCTAGCTGTTTCATCTGTGAAGTAGAACCTCTTGCACCAGAGTTAACCATCATATACACTGAATTGTACTTACTATTTCTATCGTATATAGATATCGCTTTTAACATATCATTAGCTATCATATCCGTACACTTAGACCATTCATCTATAACTTTGTTATACCTCTCACTTCTAGTTATTAGCCCATCTTGATATTGCATAGAAAACTTCTTAATTTCGTCCCTTGCGTGATCAACATGCGTAGCTTTAGTTTCAGGTATAACCAAATCGCAACGACTAAAAGAAGTACCAGAAAATGTAGCGTATTCAAAGCCAAGTACCATTAATCTATCAGAAAACTTCACTGTAGCACTTTGACCACAATTACGATATACTAAATCTACCACATTAGTTACTTCCTTAACTGTCAATACCTGATTTATGAGATCAAAGCTTAAGTTTTCATGCTTAGGAAAGATCTGCCATAATATTAAGCGACCAGGAGTTGTACAGATAGTTTTATAGTGGATTTCACCATCACTATTAATATACTCCATCCTATATTTTATACTAGAGTGAATATGTAAAGTACCGTCATTCAAGGAATGCTCAATTTCGCTAAAAGTACCCAAAAATGGTAAATCATCTTCTTCACTAACTTGTCCCTGCAAAGTTAAGTAGTATATACCAAGTATTATATCTTTACTCGGAACTATAATCGGTCTACCATTAGAAGGGCTTAAAACATTATTGGTTGACATTATCAACACCTTAGCTTCAAGCTGAGCTTCCAATGAAATTGGAACATGTACTGCCATTTGATCACCATCAAAATCAGCGTTAAATGCTGTACAGACAAGTGGATGCAGTTGTATTGCTTTACCTTCAATAAGAATTGGTTCAAAAGCCTGGATACCAAGCCTATGTAGAGTAGGTGCCCTATTTAGTAAAACAGGATGCTCTTTTATTACTTCCTCAAGCATATCCCAAACTTCTGGTTTTTCTGCTCTTATCAATTTACTAGCAAACTTAATAGTTGGAGCCATACCATACATCTTGAGCCTTGAATAAACAAAAGGCTTAAATAATTCAAGAGCCATTCTTTTTGGTAATCCACACTGATTTAACTTTAAAGTTGGACCAACAACTATTACAGAACGCCCAGAATAATCCACTCTTTTTCCTAAGAGATTCTGGCGGAAACGTCCTTGTTTTCCTTTTAACATGTCACTAATAGACTTTTTGTATCCAACAGCACCAGCTTTATTTGTTAAAGCATTACGACGACTATTGTCAAAAAGACAATCAACTGCTTCTTGTAACATCCTTTTTTCGTTACGGATCATAATCTCAGGAGGATTTAAACATAACAGTTTCTTCAATCTGTTATTTCTATTAATGATAGTCCTATAATGATGATTCAGATCAGAAACTGCAGGACGACCACTCTCAAGTGATACTAAAGGACGCAAATCTGGTGGTAAGATAGGTATAATTGTAAGTATCATCCACTCAGGTCTGTTTCCAGATTTTATAAAGTTTTCAATGATGCGTAATCTCTTTATAATTTTCTTTCTTCTGATTTCGGAAGTGACAGACTCCAGTTCTAGTCTTAAATCTTTTCTAATTTCATGTAAATCAAGGCGAGTGAGCAATTCTCTTATAGCTTCAACACCTTGCATAGCCACAAAGCTATCGATTCCATAGCTATCTTTAGCTTCATTGTAGGCTTTTTCACTAATAATCTCACCTTTTTCAAAAGAAGAAACAAGAGGATCTATTACAATATAATTATCGCTATACAAAATATTTTCAATATCTCTGAGAGATATATCCAATAATGCTCCAATCCTCGAAGGAAGTGACTTTAAAAACCATATATGAGCAACAGGAGATGCAAGCTCTATATGGCCCATCCTTTCCCTTCTTACTTTAGAAGATGTAACTTCCACTCCGCACTTCTCACATATGCGACCTCTGTGTCTTCTTTTTTTGTACTTTCCACATAAACATTCGTCGTCATTGACAGGACCGAAAATCTTAGGGCAAAACAATCCACCTTTTTCAACTTTGAACGTGCGATAATTTGCAGTTGAAACGTCTTTTATCTCACCATAAGACATAGATTTAATACTTTCAGGACTAGCAATTGATATGCTAATTTTATCAAAAGGCTGTGCAATGTTAGTATGAGATATATCTTCAATAACCACATCATTTTGCTTTAAAGCTACGTTTAAACATAAAGAACGTAGTTCTTTTATCATCACATTGAAAGATTCAGGAGTCCCGCACTCAAAATTACTGTCACCTTTTATTATCGATTCATAAATCTTAATCCTACCATTAATGTCATCAGACTTTACAGTTAACATTTCCTGTAAAGTGTAGGCAGCACCATAGGCTTGCAATGCCCAACATTCCATTTCACCAAAACGCTGGCCACCAAAATGGGATTTCCCTCCAAGAGGTTGCTGAGTAACCAAGCTGTAAGGTCCGACTGAACGTGCGTGAATTTTATCATCAACCAAGTGGTGCAGTTTAAGCATGTACATATAACCAACCGTAACCTTACGGTCAAATTTTTCACCAGTGCAACCGTCGTATAATGCAGTTTGTCCAGAGTTATCCAAACCAGCAAGAGCAAATAACTTTGTTATTTGCTCATCTTTTGGCCCTTCAAATACAGGTGCAGCAACAGGAACTCCATTGCGTAATTTATGTGCAAATTCAATCAAATTACTATCGCTCATGTCACGAATGTTGTTACAGATAAATATGTTACTGCCACAACTATAGGCCTCAATAAGAAAATCGCGCAGATTGTTGCATGCATTTTTGCAGGAATTTAAATAATTTTCCACCAACGCATTTAGCTCATCATTTAGTATATTTTGATTAGGTACATTACAAATAGAAGCTGTTATTTCGTCATCACTAACTTCTTCAATTTTTTTGTTATCAAGGTACGCTGCTGTAAACTTCACAAAGCTATCACCGTCAAGGGACCTAATTCCCTTACAAAAAGTATTTTCTATCTTATCAATTCCATCAATAATGTTACTTACTTTTTCCCCTAATTTTTTACAAGCCCAACCTACATGAGTTTCTAGTATTTGTCCCACATTCATTCTTGATGGAACACCAAGAGGATTAAGGATAATATCAATAGGAGTACCATCTTCTAAATAAGGCATATCTTCCACTGGCACAACTCGGGAAATCACACCTTTGTTTCCATGTCTACCAGCCATTTTATCCCCTGGCTGCAAACTATGCTTTACAGCAATGAAAACTTTTACTGACATTGACACACCTTGAGGCAAGTCATAACCCTCATCTAATTTTTCTACTTTTTGCTTAAATTGCG from the Candidatus Wolbachia massiliensis genome contains:
- a CDS encoding UDP-N-acetylmuramoyl-tripeptide--D-alanyl-D-alanine ligase gives rise to the protein MFEWNTNNIVDATGGRKIDGCHWAHSSNISTDTRNIKEGDLFIALKGENFDGHDFLHEAFLKGAAAAVVSEDKYKNLPLIVVQDTLKALHDMTSYYIRNVLVNAKVIAITGSVGKSTTKEMLYTVLSQYGVSHVNDGNFNNNIGLPLTVLKAPENCQYLILEMGMNRAGEIKKLSAISSPDIAVITNIEPAHIGNFSSLFDIAQAKLEVLHGLKSNGTLILNGDSEYYDYLSSHAGRNVISFGRNESTTVCLLNVIGNDKGLSSKIRLNNGQIVNCNLCVRGEHFAYSLLAVAAVVENLGLDLSKLPPALENFSVMKGRGNIHKVKYKEKYIYLIDDSYNASPASMKAAIRTLGTYSNQRKVALLGDMLELGNESTVFHTELFDFIVGHNVDKVYTVGKFMLELYRLLPGNIKGTHFNDSNQLKYNLTNIVQNNDIVLVKGSRGMRMDRVVQEFIIEY
- a CDS encoding HIT domain-containing protein, encoding MVGYNSNNIFAQILRGELPCEKVHESEGVLAFYDKYPDAPVHILVIPKNQYISYDDFILKASAEEIVSFFKTVREITYKYNLEKTGYRLVTNYGENGEQVVPHFHVHILGGKRLGKHVNL
- a CDS encoding NADH-quinone oxidoreductase subunit A; translated protein: MSEYLTIVIFICVSIIVSLALGVLPMFLAVSKPNSEKLSTYECGFNPLSRARKNFDIKFYLVSILFIIFDLEIAFLFPWAVSLSNISYTGFWSMMIFLAILTIGFIYEWCKGALEWE
- a CDS encoding NuoB/complex I 20 kDa subunit family protein translates to MIGQILSDNDWGRYKKEGFLVTKFGDLIDYVMNWARSGSLWPMTFGLACCAVEMMHTASSRYDLDRYGIMFRASPRQSDVMIVAGTLTNKMAAALRKVYDQMADPKYVISMGSCANGGGYYHYSYSVVRGCDRIVPVDVYVPGCPPTAEALLYGMLCLQKKIKRTKNI
- a CDS encoding NADH-quinone oxidoreductase subunit C yields the protein MNKTGKYIQKKTKCECIQQDDGTIVIYSALDDIENHLLFLRDDEKCRFELLIDIFGVDYPDKEKRFELIYNLLSIVHNIRVHIKLQLHESDMPPSVVKIFNTASWFEREVFDMYGIEFADHPDLRRILTDYGFKGHPMLKDFPLTGYEEVRYDIEAKKVVYNPIDLPQDFRMFDSLSPWEGEATKINTKE
- the mdh gene encoding malate dehydrogenase, which translates into the protein MTVQRKKISLIGAGNIGGTLAHMISLRELGDVVLLDVSDGIPQGKALDIAESSPVDGFSVNITGTNRYEGIKDSDAIIITAGIARKPGMNRDDLLKTNAKVMKEVGGNIKKYSPNAFVIVVTNPLDAMVSVVHKFSSLSTNMIIGMAGVLDSSRFRYFLANELNISVEDISAFVLGGHGDTMVPLINCASVAGIPLTQIINMGLITQEKVDEIVERTRNGGKEIVDLLKSGSAYYAPASSAICMLESYLKDKRRILPCAAYLNGEYGVKDLFIGVPVIIGKNGIEKVLEVKMDNGEQKMFDKSVSAVKELVKSLSL
- a CDS encoding DNA-directed RNA polymerase subunit beta/beta'; amino-acid sequence: MVDSSYMCISGAFVPRVSYSRSIDLKDSLLDLVKVQRESYKSFTPENDGNERLEAIFHSVFPVNDPLHRATIEFISCRIDNPKYDESECIKRGITFSARVIASIRLVIMQDGISLDAYKSIKESENPSKLATVIKFIEEQEVHFCELPLMTDKGTFIINGVEKVIVSQMHRSPGVFFDSDKGKTYNSGKLIYSARIIPYRGSWLDIEFDVKDHLYFRIDRKRKLPISVLLKALGLSNNDILDRFYEQIKYIKYRNGWKVPFIPDKFKGVRLPFDLMDIEGNVLIKANVRITSRLAKKLYDDGLKEYLVPFNSICGLFLAEDLIDSVSSTKILSAGEPIKLEDIKKLELLSIGEISVLNIDNLSVGPYILNTLFLDEKMSYQDALYEIYRVLRPGEVPVLEIVEEFFHNLFFNPEYYDLSSIGRLKLNSYLGLNYDENLTVLTHEDIIEIVRKIVLLRDGQGSVDDIDHLGNRRVRSVGEFIENQFRAGLLKLERAIIDSMSTSSLDKVSPSDFINPKVLTNVLRDFFNSSQLSQFMDQTNPLSEITHKRRLSALGPGGLTRDRAGFEVRDVHPTHYGRICPIETPEGQNIGLINSLAIYARVNKYGFIESPYRKVVNRVVTDQIEYLSAIDEGLYYIADTSARLDKSNRFVDDMLYCRYAGSFVMVSSDQVSYIDVSPKQVISVAASLIPFLENDDANRALMGSNMQRQAVPLLKPTAPLVATGMESFVASGSGAVVLAKRDGIVDSSDSNSIVIRAFDEKRINYLGVDIYHLKKFQRSNHNTCINQRPLARVGDYVKEGDVIADGPAINSGELALGKNLLVAFMSWQGYNFEDSIIISSEVVKKDFFTSIHIEEFECVVHDTPLGSEKITRAIPGVNEENLYHLDDSGIVKIGTRVGPGYILVGKVTPKPSLSLPPETKLLMTIFGEKSFDCADSSLYTSPDVEGIVIDVQVFTRRGVEENERALLIKQKEMDDLEKERDYIINVTSEYFYDELKKLLVNSCSQDQEKLNAIEREQWWGIGLKNRSISEQVKSLKKDFDEKVSNAITQFKQKVEKLDEGYDLPQGVSMSVKVFIAVKHSLQPGDKMAGRHGNKGVISRVVPVEDMPYLEDGTPIDIILNPLGVPSRMNVGQILETHVGWACKKLGEKVSNIIDGIDKIENTFCKGIRSLDGDSFVKFTAAYLDNKKIEEVSDDEITASICNVPNQNILNDELNALVENYLNSCKNACNNLRDFLIEAYSCGSNIFICNNIRDMSDSNLIEFAHKLRNGVPVAAPVFEGPKDEQITKLFALAGLDNSGQTALYDGCTGEKFDRKVTVGYMYMLKLHHLVDDKIHARSVGPYSLVTQQPLGGKSHFGGQRFGEMECWALQAYGAAYTLQEMLTVKSDDINGRIKIYESIIKGDSNFECGTPESFNVMIKELRSLCLNVALKQNDVVIEDISHTNIAQPFDKISISIASPESIKSMSYGEIKDVSTANYRTFKVEKGGLFCPKIFGPVNDDECLCGKYKKRRHRGRICEKCGVEVTSSKVRRERMGHIELASPVAHIWFLKSLPSRIGALLDISLRDIENILYSDNYIVIDPLVSSFEKGEIISEKAYNEAKDSYGIDSFVAMQGVEAIRELLTRLDLHEIRKDLRLELESVTSEIRRKKIIKRLRIIENFIKSGNRPEWMILTIIPILPPDLRPLVSLESGRPAVSDLNHHYRTIINRNNRLKKLLCLNPPEIMIRNEKRMLQEAVDCLFDNSRRNALTNKAGAVGYKKSISDMLKGKQGRFRQNLLGKRVDYSGRSVIVVGPTLKLNQCGLPKRMALELFKPFVYSRLKMYGMAPTIKFASKLIRAEKPEVWDMLEEVIKEHPVLLNRAPTLHRLGIQAFEPILIEGKAIQLHPLVCTAFNADFDGDQMAVHVPISLEAQLEAKVLIMSTNNVLSPSNGRPIIVPSKDIILGIYYLTLQGQVSEEDDLPFLGTFSEIEHSLNDGTLHIHSSIKYRMEYINSDGEIHYKTICTTPGRLILWQIFPKHENLSFDLINQVLTVKEVTNVVDLVYRNCGQSATVKFSDRLMVLGFEYATFSGTSFSRCDLVIPETKATHVDHARDEIKKFSMQYQDGLITRSERYNKVIDEWSKCTDMIANDMLKAISIYDRNSKYNSVYMMVNSGARGSTSQMKQLAGMRGLMTKPSGEIIETPIISNFREGLNVFEYFNSTHGARKGLADTALKTANSGYLTRRLVDVSQNCIVTKHDCKTKDGLVVRATVEGGTIVASLESVVLGRTAANDVYNPVTKELLVKAGELIDEDKVKQINIAGLDAVKIRSPLTCEISPGVCALCYGRDLATGKIVSIGEAVGVIAAQSVGEPGTQLTMRTFHIGGVMTRSVESSNIVASINAKIKLNNSNVIIDKNGDKIVISRSCEVVLIDSLGSEKLRHSIPYGAKLYVDEGESVKIGGKVAEWDPYTLPIITEKTGTVSYQDLKDGVSITEVMDESTGISSKVVKDWKSHSGGANLRPRIVLLDDNGEVMTLASGVEACYFIPIGAVLNVQDGQKVHAGDVITRTPRESVKTRDITGGLPRVIELFEARRPREHAIVSEIDGHVAFSEKDRRGKRSILIKPVDEKISPVEYLVSRSKHVIVNEGDFVRKGDLLMDGDPDLHDILRVLGLEALAHYMISEIQQVYRLQGVRIDNKHLEVILKQMLQKVEITDPGDTMYLVGESIDKLEVDKENDAMNNSGKRPANYLPILQGITRASLETNSFISAASFQETTKVLTEAAFCGKEDPLNGLKENVIVGRLIPAGTGLIMSKVRALSLCDDIDKYEKYFDIEAHDEELLNSNSCHSHSGERESIVASHYDHPS